A genome region from Archaeoglobus fulgidus DSM 4304 includes the following:
- a CDS encoding septum site-determining protein MinD, giving the protein MVRTITVASGKGGTGKTTITANLGVALAQLGHDVTIVDADITMANLELILGMEGLPVTLQNVLAGEARIDEAIYVGPGGVKVVPAGVSLEGLRKANPEKLEDVLTQIMESTDILLLDAPAGLERSAVIAIAAAQELLLVVNPEISSITDGLKTKIVAERLGTKVLGVVVNRITTLGIEMAKNEIEAILEAKVIGLIPEDPEVRRAAAYGKPVVLRSPNSPAARAIVELANYIAGGAKKKVPAEVKEKKKEGALAKMLRIFRRR; this is encoded by the coding sequence ATGGTCAGAACCATAACGGTTGCCTCAGGAAAGGGCGGGACGGGAAAAACGACGATAACGGCAAATCTGGGTGTGGCTCTCGCTCAGCTTGGGCACGACGTCACAATAGTGGATGCAGACATAACAATGGCAAATCTGGAGCTCATTCTTGGAATGGAAGGCTTACCTGTCACCCTGCAGAACGTGCTCGCTGGAGAGGCGAGAATTGATGAAGCAATATACGTCGGGCCGGGTGGCGTGAAGGTCGTGCCTGCTGGTGTGAGCCTCGAGGGGCTCAGAAAGGCAAACCCTGAGAAGCTTGAGGACGTGCTCACGCAAATTATGGAAAGCACGGACATACTGCTTCTCGACGCCCCTGCGGGTCTTGAGAGGAGCGCCGTTATAGCCATAGCCGCGGCTCAGGAGCTTCTTCTCGTTGTCAATCCCGAAATCTCCTCGATTACCGACGGTTTGAAAACTAAGATAGTAGCGGAGAGGCTGGGCACCAAGGTTCTCGGAGTCGTCGTTAACAGAATCACAACGCTCGGCATTGAGATGGCAAAAAACGAGATAGAGGCGATTCTCGAAGCAAAGGTTATCGGGCTTATTCCCGAAGACCCCGAGGTTAGGAGGGCCGCGGCTTACGGTAAGCCCGTCGTTTTGAGGTCCCCCAACTCCCCCGCGGCAAGAGCCATAGTGGAGCTTGCAAACTACATTGCCGGAGGGGCGAAGAAGAAGGTCCCGGCAGAGGTTAAGGAGAAAAAGAAGGAGGGGGCTCTTGCAAAAATGCTTAGAATATTCAGAAGAAGGTGA
- a CDS encoding PH domain-containing protein, with protein sequence MVWLAELPDEILENLYPGEDVLYSVKKKLYTELKPKYLIVTDRRIIYLDQKILGRYDLIDIPYEKLEFVHFKKGKIGAKFIIRNEEGEEIVLTWMEKDEAEKAIEAIRDAINAIAVEPVSIQKRKGILGFELELSKPKEFITRTYPQAVAKAAPKEDPIERIRKLKELYESGVISREEFEEKKRKLLDQI encoded by the coding sequence GTGGTTTGGTTGGCGGAACTTCCCGACGAAATATTGGAAAACCTTTACCCGGGCGAAGACGTGCTTTACAGCGTTAAGAAGAAGCTCTACACCGAGCTGAAGCCGAAATACCTGATTGTAACGGACAGGCGTATCATCTACCTTGACCAAAAAATTCTTGGCAGATACGACCTGATTGATATTCCATACGAAAAACTCGAATTTGTGCATTTCAAAAAGGGAAAAATCGGAGCAAAGTTCATCATTCGAAATGAGGAGGGAGAGGAAATAGTTTTGACGTGGATGGAGAAAGATGAGGCTGAAAAGGCTATTGAAGCGATTAGGGATGCTATCAACGCGATTGCCGTGGAGCCGGTCTCCATTCAGAAACGGAAGGGGATTCTCGGATTCGAGCTTGAGCTGAGCAAGCCGAAGGAGTTTATTACACGCACCTATCCGCAAGCTGTCGCCAAAGCGGCTCCGAAGGAGGATCCAATAGAGAGAATCAGAAAACTGAAGGAGCTTTATGAAAGTGGAGTAATATCAAGAGAGGAATTCGAAGAGAAGAAAAGAAAGCTGCTTGACCAGATTTAG
- a CDS encoding KEOPS complex subunit Pcc1: protein MLCHARLEVESKDPEAVVKALKPDDPEWCSCWADNRIVIEVRVEKIGTLLSALDDYLMNIKMCEGVLEVLG from the coding sequence TTGCTGTGCCATGCTCGCTTAGAAGTAGAATCCAAAGACCCTGAGGCTGTTGTGAAGGCTCTCAAGCCAGACGACCCCGAGTGGTGCAGCTGCTGGGCTGATAACCGCATCGTGATAGAGGTCAGGGTTGAGAAAATCGGAACTCTTCTCTCCGCCTTGGATGATTACCTCATGAACATAAAAATGTGTGAAGGAGTTCTTGAGGTTCTCGGCTGA
- a CDS encoding histone deacetylase family protein, whose protein sequence is MDIAMVYSDRLLSPQIPPSRKLRVLKEVEIRLIEGEEQEVEELIMQIHSEEYFSRIRSHPFFENAVENVKCILTGLKALKDYDAVIVPVTTAGHLAEQSRMRGYCLLNGLAIAVKAAESYGRIAVIETDAHHGKASIVSEERATFFCIGRRECEISEDLRCVLGRRMGKDYVKSFEELVERVKEYDPNLVIWYLGLDLDSREYAEMPFGREEWEKLVKNFMKMAEGRKSLIMLALGLRDDVLKDIVGLFAGW, encoded by the coding sequence ATGGACATTGCAATGGTTTACTCTGACAGATTGCTTTCTCCCCAGATTCCTCCCTCAAGAAAGCTCAGAGTTTTGAAGGAGGTCGAAATAAGGCTTATTGAGGGTGAGGAGCAGGAAGTGGAAGAGCTAATCATGCAGATTCACTCTGAAGAGTATTTTAGCAGAATTAGAAGTCACCCCTTCTTTGAAAATGCTGTTGAGAATGTGAAGTGCATACTTACTGGCCTTAAGGCGTTGAAGGATTACGACGCTGTGATAGTTCCTGTTACCACCGCGGGACATCTGGCAGAGCAGAGCAGAATGAGGGGCTACTGCCTTCTGAATGGTCTGGCAATAGCTGTTAAGGCGGCTGAAAGCTACGGACGAATTGCTGTTATTGAAACTGACGCCCACCACGGAAAGGCCTCAATTGTTTCGGAGGAAAGAGCAACATTCTTCTGCATCGGCAGAAGGGAGTGTGAGATTTCCGAAGACCTTAGATGTGTTCTCGGAAGGAGGATGGGGAAGGATTACGTGAAGTCCTTCGAGGAGTTGGTAGAGAGAGTTAAGGAATACGACCCAAATCTTGTCATCTGGTATCTCGGGCTTGATTTGGACAGCAGAGAGTATGCGGAAATGCCATTCGGGAGAGAGGAGTGGGAAAAGCTGGTGAAGAACTTCATGAAAATGGCCGAAGGAAGAAAGAGCCTGATAATGCTTGCTTTAGGATTGAGGGATGATGTGCTGAAAGACATCGTTGGGTTGTTTGCGGGTTGGTAG
- a CDS encoding ORC1-type DNA replication protein, with protein MLSWDETLFKNPEVFDPDYIPDELLFRDGQIRQLVSCIKPAMLNSSPINAFCLGPPSTGKTSTIRYVLREAERETGLLYSYIRIPRFKEPYKVFSKIFQDVLGQQSPPSGISKTVLMDRVWSNLDEPLLVVLDDINFLGKNYANEILYEILKAPDEYGVKVGIVAAATDVKFPLLLDPFVGASFHYMEIHYPSYGYAEIEGILRKRVEHGFYEGVFDDGAFRRVVELAYRASDVRYGIYLLKAAGMNAESRGSRKVEERDVEVAHAGESLSFIAKILTALNSEERAVLRMIYSQNAISTGDLYEQVCSEIKMSYRKYYNILEKLERLKLIEISFGEKGRGKTRYVQGKYDAEVVDRAMQLI; from the coding sequence ATGCTCTCGTGGGATGAGACGCTCTTCAAAAATCCGGAGGTCTTCGACCCTGACTACATTCCGGACGAGTTGCTGTTCAGGGACGGCCAGATCAGGCAGCTTGTGTCGTGCATAAAGCCAGCAATGCTCAACTCGTCCCCGATTAACGCATTCTGCCTCGGACCGCCGTCAACGGGAAAGACCTCGACGATAAGGTACGTTCTCAGAGAAGCTGAGAGAGAAACGGGGCTGCTTTACTCCTACATACGAATCCCGAGGTTCAAGGAGCCCTACAAAGTCTTCTCCAAAATTTTTCAGGACGTTCTGGGACAGCAGTCCCCGCCATCCGGGATAAGCAAAACGGTTTTGATGGACAGAGTCTGGAGCAACCTTGACGAGCCCCTTTTGGTCGTTCTCGACGACATAAACTTCCTCGGAAAGAATTACGCCAACGAGATTCTTTACGAAATCCTGAAGGCTCCAGACGAGTACGGAGTTAAGGTGGGAATAGTTGCAGCAGCCACCGATGTAAAGTTCCCCCTGCTACTCGACCCCTTCGTGGGGGCATCGTTCCACTACATGGAGATACACTACCCCTCGTACGGCTATGCGGAGATTGAGGGAATTTTGAGGAAAAGGGTCGAGCACGGATTTTACGAAGGGGTTTTCGATGACGGGGCATTCAGAAGAGTTGTTGAGCTCGCATACAGGGCGAGTGATGTCAGGTACGGAATATACCTCCTAAAGGCTGCGGGAATGAACGCGGAGAGCAGGGGGAGCAGAAAGGTTGAGGAGAGGGACGTTGAGGTCGCCCACGCCGGAGAGTCCCTTTCATTCATAGCAAAGATTCTCACGGCCCTTAACAGCGAGGAGAGGGCAGTTCTCAGAATGATATACTCCCAGAACGCAATTTCAACCGGCGACCTTTACGAGCAGGTGTGCAGCGAAATTAAGATGAGCTACAGAAAGTACTACAACATCCTCGAAAAGCTCGAAAGGCTGAAGCTGATTGAAATCTCCTTCGGAGAAAAGGGGAGAGGCAAGACGAGATATGTGCAGGGAAAATACGATGCAGAGGTTGTTGATAGGGCGATGCAGCTGATTTAG
- a CDS encoding type B DNA-directed DNA polymerase, giving the protein MEMWILDCAPSGRGIDLWIKKENGKVVRRSFRFENYFFLHFPDRALHVELLEALETRYKVEECTFKTIYGEIEGYRIYAGRKVAEMIERQAKDAKLFNVDVRLEQKFMARKRIFPCSHVLEDVSERFEADFDLPFEVLRVGVKGDVFKPEVEEMSINGKRIEGSEKELLEELSGAMEDMNPDIVVMEDADFWMQHLGLKAMSRTGRFRKLSQKVYWSYGRARYRKQALIPEGRVLIDSNSFNFREGGLRGVLLASRISAISPNHASRITPGSLISLYEVFEALMRGIAVPFRKSDAERVKSIEELRFSDRGGMIFQPEPGIYENVWQLDFTSMYPSIIVKHNLSPESIGKEGRGFLAEVLEPLLRLRIKTKSLKRKDSRYAGVDSILKWMLVTCFGYTGYRNAKFGRIEVHEEINRIGREILIKTKEIAEELGFKVLHGIVDCLWVRGEDIGSFQARVEEETGLLTEVEKFDWIVFLPMKDGSGAYNRYYGRLSSGEMKLRGVMARRRDVPEYVKRMQRECFDVMKRARSAGELLRLFPELRRIYERYAENIRRARPEEMIIRKVVGKAEYGKKLLESSAIREYRKAGIEIKPGMVVEYVVADSKRKVVSVRNHSYFDVRYYRKLLDKAWEELSWFLKSSHQEFD; this is encoded by the coding sequence ATGGAAATGTGGATACTGGACTGCGCGCCTTCGGGAAGGGGGATTGACCTCTGGATCAAGAAGGAGAACGGAAAAGTTGTCAGGAGAAGTTTCAGGTTTGAAAATTACTTTTTTCTGCATTTTCCCGACAGAGCTCTCCACGTTGAGCTTTTAGAGGCTCTGGAAACTCGCTACAAAGTTGAGGAGTGCACTTTCAAAACAATTTACGGTGAAATTGAAGGATACAGAATTTACGCCGGGAGGAAGGTTGCGGAGATGATAGAGAGGCAGGCAAAGGATGCTAAGCTCTTCAACGTTGACGTTAGGCTGGAGCAGAAATTCATGGCCAGAAAAAGGATTTTTCCGTGCTCTCACGTTCTCGAAGACGTTTCGGAAAGGTTTGAGGCTGACTTCGACCTGCCGTTTGAAGTTCTAAGGGTGGGTGTTAAGGGAGATGTCTTCAAACCCGAGGTCGAGGAGATGAGCATAAACGGGAAGAGAATTGAGGGCAGCGAGAAAGAGCTGTTAGAGGAGCTTTCCGGTGCGATGGAGGACATGAATCCCGACATCGTTGTGATGGAGGATGCGGATTTCTGGATGCAGCATCTCGGCTTGAAGGCGATGAGCAGAACCGGAAGATTTCGGAAGCTCTCTCAGAAGGTTTACTGGAGCTACGGCAGGGCGAGATACAGAAAGCAGGCCCTGATACCGGAGGGAAGAGTTCTCATAGACTCGAACTCCTTCAACTTCAGGGAGGGTGGGCTTAGGGGAGTTCTACTCGCCTCAAGGATATCCGCCATATCCCCAAACCACGCATCCCGAATCACACCCGGCTCGCTCATCTCGCTTTACGAGGTCTTTGAGGCGCTGATGAGGGGCATTGCGGTGCCATTCAGAAAGAGCGACGCTGAGAGGGTTAAGAGCATCGAGGAGCTGAGATTCTCGGACAGAGGCGGGATGATTTTCCAGCCCGAACCCGGAATTTACGAGAACGTCTGGCAGCTCGACTTCACGTCCATGTATCCGTCGATAATTGTGAAGCACAATCTCTCACCAGAGAGCATCGGAAAGGAGGGGAGGGGATTCCTGGCGGAGGTGCTCGAGCCCCTTCTCAGGCTGAGGATAAAGACGAAGAGCCTTAAGAGGAAGGATTCCCGCTATGCGGGAGTGGACTCAATTCTCAAGTGGATGCTCGTCACTTGCTTCGGCTACACCGGCTACAGAAACGCCAAGTTCGGCAGAATAGAGGTTCACGAGGAGATAAACAGAATCGGAAGAGAAATTCTTATAAAAACAAAGGAAATTGCGGAGGAGCTAGGCTTTAAGGTTCTTCACGGGATAGTTGACTGCTTGTGGGTTAGGGGTGAAGACATCGGCAGCTTCCAGGCGAGGGTTGAGGAGGAAACGGGCCTGCTGACCGAGGTGGAGAAGTTCGACTGGATAGTCTTTCTTCCGATGAAGGACGGCAGTGGAGCGTACAACCGCTATTACGGCAGGCTGAGCAGCGGAGAGATGAAGCTCAGGGGGGTTATGGCTAGAAGGCGTGACGTACCGGAGTACGTGAAAAGAATGCAGAGGGAGTGCTTTGATGTTATGAAAAGAGCAAGAAGCGCTGGCGAGCTTCTCAGGCTTTTCCCCGAGCTGAGACGGATTTACGAGAGATATGCCGAGAACATAAGAAGGGCGAGGCCTGAGGAAATGATTATCAGAAAGGTTGTTGGAAAGGCGGAATACGGAAAAAAGCTGCTGGAATCTTCGGCAATCAGAGAGTACAGAAAGGCAGGAATTGAAATCAAGCCAGGGATGGTTGTGGAATACGTGGTTGCTGACTCCAAGAGGAAGGTCGTCAGTGTGAGGAACCACTCGTATTTTGACGTCAGATACTACAGAAAACTGCTCGATAAAGCGTGGGAGGAGCTGAGCTGGTTTTTAAAGTCATCTCATCAAGAATTTGATTAG
- a CDS encoding ASKHA domain-containing protein: MPIITFLPSGKRAEVDEGKTILSAAQEIGEGIRSLCGGKGSCGKCLVVVRKGDVEILSEEAHEKFVREKGYYLACQTAVKGDVEVFIPPESRLERQQILKDFFISSKEFNPVVKVEFCSDAFLPEVLSQKGLRLACSTDVEEGDFGLVVRGKEVIDVLPDEKAFGLAVDVGTTTIVAALVDLKDGKVVNVASDYNGQIIYGEEVLSRVEFARSRKDGVEVLQRAVVESINKLIDKLLEGYATPDRIYDVVAAGNTIMTHFLVGKDVEYLFSSPDVKVEREGFVVNASEIGLKVNSNAELFCLPPVGRFVGGDIVGDILASRIVDSATISLMVDLGTNGEIVVGSEGWAMATSVASGPAFEGYEIKHGSRAVEGAIDHVEIEGEEVRYTVIGNGKPRSICGSGLIDLMAEMFKNGILDATGAMNKKHPRVRRGEDGYEFVVVEAEKSATAKDIVFTEKDVETLLKSKAAVCAGIAVLIKKAGLGLEDIDEFYIAGAFGYYINFDNAVTIGLFPELKAEVKQIGNGSLAGAYLALVSERKRKLAETIANAFAYFDLSTDADFVEEYRAALSLPGRPELFPETYAKYV; the protein is encoded by the coding sequence ATGCCGATTATCACTTTCCTTCCTTCAGGCAAGCGTGCTGAGGTTGATGAAGGTAAAACCATTCTCTCTGCTGCTCAGGAAATTGGTGAAGGAATTAGAAGCTTATGCGGCGGAAAAGGGAGTTGTGGTAAGTGTTTAGTGGTGGTAAGGAAGGGAGATGTGGAGATTTTAAGTGAGGAGGCTCACGAGAAGTTTGTCAGGGAAAAGGGATACTACCTCGCTTGCCAGACTGCAGTCAAAGGTGATGTTGAGGTCTTCATTCCTCCTGAATCGAGGCTGGAAAGGCAGCAAATCCTCAAGGACTTCTTCATCTCCTCCAAAGAGTTCAACCCGGTTGTGAAGGTGGAGTTCTGCAGCGACGCTTTCCTTCCTGAAGTTTTGTCGCAGAAGGGGTTGAGGCTTGCTTGCAGCACAGACGTGGAGGAGGGCGATTTCGGGCTTGTTGTGAGGGGTAAGGAGGTTATCGATGTCCTTCCCGACGAGAAAGCCTTTGGGCTGGCTGTTGATGTGGGCACAACGACTATTGTAGCAGCTCTTGTGGATTTGAAGGATGGGAAGGTGGTGAATGTAGCATCAGACTACAACGGGCAGATTATTTACGGTGAGGAGGTGCTCAGCAGGGTTGAGTTCGCAAGAAGCAGGAAGGATGGTGTTGAGGTTCTGCAGAGGGCTGTGGTGGAGTCGATAAACAAGCTCATTGACAAACTTCTGGAGGGCTACGCAACGCCTGACAGAATCTATGATGTTGTTGCCGCAGGAAATACAATAATGACCCACTTTCTGGTGGGGAAGGACGTGGAGTACCTTTTCTCCTCTCCCGATGTAAAAGTAGAAAGGGAGGGTTTTGTAGTAAATGCCTCAGAAATTGGATTGAAGGTGAACAGCAACGCCGAGCTCTTCTGCCTGCCTCCAGTGGGCAGATTTGTTGGCGGTGACATTGTTGGCGACATTCTCGCCTCAAGAATTGTCGATTCTGCCACCATTTCGCTGATGGTTGACCTCGGAACCAATGGGGAGATTGTTGTGGGGAGTGAGGGCTGGGCAATGGCGACGAGCGTGGCGAGCGGGCCGGCCTTTGAGGGCTACGAAATCAAGCACGGAAGCAGGGCGGTTGAAGGGGCGATAGACCACGTTGAAATTGAGGGCGAGGAGGTGAGGTACACTGTAATTGGCAATGGAAAGCCGAGGAGCATTTGTGGTAGTGGGCTAATTGACCTGATGGCGGAGATGTTCAAGAACGGCATTCTCGACGCTACCGGGGCGATGAACAAAAAGCATCCGAGAGTTAGGAGGGGAGAGGATGGCTACGAATTTGTTGTGGTTGAGGCTGAAAAGTCCGCTACAGCCAAAGACATCGTTTTCACCGAAAAGGATGTCGAAACTTTGCTTAAATCCAAAGCTGCGGTGTGTGCGGGGATAGCGGTGCTGATAAAGAAAGCTGGTCTGGGACTTGAGGATATAGACGAGTTTTACATTGCGGGAGCCTTTGGATACTACATAAACTTTGATAATGCCGTTACAATTGGCTTATTCCCCGAACTGAAAGCGGAGGTAAAGCAGATAGGCAACGGCTCACTTGCTGGAGCATACCTCGCCCTCGTGTCGGAGAGAAAAAGGAAGCTTGCAGAGACAATTGCAAACGCCTTCGCCTACTTTGACCTCTCAACGGATGCGGACTTTGTTGAGGAATACAGGGCTGCTCTCTCACTTCCGGGAAGGCCTGAACTCTTTCCCGAAACCTACGCAAAGTATGTATGA